One Danio rerio strain Tuebingen ecotype United States chromosome 13, GRCz12tu, whole genome shotgun sequence DNA window includes the following coding sequences:
- the abcg5 gene encoding ATP-binding cassette sub-family G member 5, producing MSHSYSMKDVVQKNGLNGSFKVVSEMETARSNPDYIEPSSCLSVKNVSYSVSERVGPWWDLSSFRKKWTRQILNEVSFHLDSGQIMGILGNSGSGKTTLLDAIAGRIGNSGNLQGEVFVNGRKLKREQFQDCFSYVLQSDNLLSYLTVEETLTYTAQLALRKHSAEAIRKKVTAVMAELSLGHVAHSVIGGRVFPGISGGERRRVSIASQLLQDPKVILLDEPTTGLDSMTANQIVMLLAELARRDRIVIVTIHQPRSELFRIFNRIAIMSQGELVFCGEPHKMVDFFSSCGYECPEYCNPFDIYVDLTSVDTRCSEREAATYRRMHDITSAYQNSEIYTNMQEKIEQSCQRPDKPMIPFKSKESPNCISKLGVLLRRTFRNVSRDRMGILMRLSQNLIYGLFIAFFLMRLGKDVTKGAVQDRIGLIYQSMGASPYTGMLNAVALFPALRAISDQESKDGLYQKWQMFLAYIIHILPFSIISVFIFASFLYWTVGMNPDPVRFLCFSAVVMVPHIIGELLTLVLLGVVQDPNMVNSGVALLNIAGIMVGSGFLRGFKQMPVVFQWLSYLTFQKYGCELLIVTEFYGLNFTCTPIAGLPGECLVDSGNMIIDQGYPGALSRYTQDFLLLYAFLPALVILGIISFKIRDHLVRR from the exons ATGAGCCACTCTTATTCCATGAAGGATGTTGTCCAGAAGAATGGCTTGAATGGATCTTTTAAGGTGGTGTCAGAGATGGAGACGGCCCGTTCAAACCCAGACTACATAGAGCCGTCGAGCTGTCTGAGCGTCAAAAACGTGTCCTATTCTGTCAG TGAACGTGTAGGACCCTGGTGGGATCTTTCATCTTTTCGAAAAAAATGGACAAGGCAAATATTAAACGAAGTGTCATTTCATTTGGACAGTGGCCAGATAATGGGAATTCTTGGAAACTCAG GTTCTGGAAAGACCACTCTGTTAGATGCTATAGCAGGGCGCATTGGGAATTCTGGCAACCTCCAGGGAGAAGTGTTTGTGAATGGACGAAAGCTAAAAAGAGAACAGTTTCAAGACTGTTTCTCTTACGTTCTGCAG AGTGACAATCTCTTGAGCTACTTGACCGTGGAAGAGACTCTGACATACACTGCACAGCTTGCTTTGAGAAAACACTCTGCTGAGGCCATACGCAAGAAG GTAACTGCGGTCATGGCCGAGTTGAGTTTGGGTCACGTGGCTCACAGCGTGATTGGAGGCCGCGTTTTTCCAGGCATTTCTGGTGGAGAGAGAAGGAGGGTCTCCATTGCTAGCCAACTGCTTCAGGACCCCA AGGTGATCCTGCTGGATGAACCAACCACAGGCCTGGACAGCatgacagccaatcagattgtGATGCTGCTGGCAGAGCTGGCTAGAAGAGACCGAATCGTCATCGTCACTATCCACCAGCCCCGATCAGAGCTGTTCAGA ATCTTTAACAGAATAGCAATCATGAGTCAAGGGGAGCTGGTGTTTTGCGGAGAGCCTCATAAGATGGTGGATTTCTTCAGCAGCTGCGGATACGAGTGTCCCGAATACTGCAACCCCTTCGACATTTATG TGGATCTGACCTCTGTGGACACACGCTGCAGCGAGAGGGAAGCTGCCACCTACAGGCGCATGCATGATATCACGTCAGCCTATCAGAACTCAGAGATCTACACTAACATGCAGGAAAAAATTGAACAAAGCTGCCAGAGACCAGACAAACCCATGATTCCCTTTAAAAGCAAAGAGTCCCCCAACTGCATATCCAAACTTGGGGTCCTCCTGAG ACGGACCTTTCGCAACGTGTCCCGTGACAGGATGGGTATTCTCATGCGTCTCTCTCAGAATCTCATCTACGGCCTCTTCATTGCTTTTTTCCTCATGAGGCTTGGTAAGGATGTGACAAAAGGTGCCGTACAGGACCGAATCGGCCTAATCTACCAATCCATGGGTGCATCTCCCTATACCGGAATGCTGAATGCTGTGGCTCTAT TCCCTGCTTTGCGGGCCATTTCTGATCAGGAGAGTAAAGATGGTTTATACCAGAAATGGCAGATGTTTCTGGCTTACATCATCCATATCCTACCCTTCAGTATTATCAGTGTGTTCATCTTCGCCTCATTCCTGTATTG GACAGTAGGCATGAACCCAGATCCTGTGCGCTTCCTGTGTTTTTCAGCCGTGGTCATGGTGCCTCACATCATTGGTGAACTCTTAACACTGGTCTTGTTGGGTGTCGTCCAAGACCCCAATATGGTCAACAGTGGAGTCGCTCTCCTCAATATAGCAGGAATCATGGTGGGCTCTGGATTTCTGAG GGGTTTTAAACAAATGCCTGTGGTGTTCCAGTGGTTGAGTTATCTAACTTTCCAGAAGTACGGCTGCGAGCTCCTGATTGTCACAGAGTTCTATGGCCTCAACTTTACCTGCA cCCCTATAGCTGGCTTGCCAGGAGAGTGTCTGGTAGACAGTGGGAATATGATCATAGATCAGGGTTATCCTGGAGCTCTGTCCCGTTACACTCAAGACTTCCTGTTGCTCTATGCCTTCCTGCCCGCTCTTGTGATCCTGGGCATCATCAGCTTCAAGATACGAGACCACCTCGTCAGACGCTGA
- the dync2li1 gene encoding cytoplasmic dynein 2 light intermediate chain 1 (The RefSeq protein has 2 substitutions compared to this genomic sequence), translating into MPKVSSDTLWDIAAAEVRSRESRTDEEEAEEEDAHFPSQRTVFFMGSKAGGKTTILLRFLERDETAKPTLALEYTFGRRARGHNTPKDIAHLWELGGGISLSDLVQIPITADNVSFLSVVLVLDLSKPNALWETMESLLGSARNQVEKVCAALQKTGESRSGKQRVPRVLHKDYPDRELISPFPVPLLIVGSKFDIFQDFDSEKRKVICKTLRFLAHFYGASLIFTSSKSETTMSKSRSFINQLAFGTERPKSISTDPSKPLAIPAGSDSLSQIGPPVATEVDIGTLHAKNPFDLWKKVFEKVFPHESTRERKELKDPVKDPQFSEPLIDSIRAQKDQELDQYKREQAKSWKSLALDP; encoded by the exons ATGCCGAAAGTAAG CTCGGACACATTATGGGATATTGCTGCGGCGGAAGTTCGCAGCAGGGAGAGCAGGACTGATGAAGAGGAGGCTGAAGAAGAAGATGCACATTTCCCCTCGCAGAGAACAGTCTTCTTCATGGGCAGTAAAGCAGGA GGCAAAACAACAATATTACTGCGGTTTCTTGACAG AGATGAGACAGCTAAACCTACTCTTGCACTGGAGTACACTTTTGGAAGGCGTGCAAGAGGTCATAATACG CCTAAAGATATTGCTCATCTATGGGAATTGGGAGGAGGAATCTCATTATCAGATCTTGTTCAGATTCCCATCACGGCTGACAATGTCAG ttttttgTCAGTTGTGCTTGTTTTGGATCTGTCTAAACCCAATGCGCTCTGGGAGACCATGGAAAGTCTGCTAGGATCAGCTCGAAATCAGGTGGAAAAAGTGTGTGCCGCGCTGCAGAAGACAGGAGAATCCAGATCTGGCAAACAACGAGTCCCACGAGTCCTCCACAAGGACTATCCG GACCGAGAGCTCATCAGCCCTTTCCCTGTTCCTCTGCTCATAGTTGGGAGCAAGTTTGACATTTTTCAG GACTTTGATTCAGAGAAGAGGAAGGTGATTTGTAGGACTCTACGCTTCTTAGCCCACTTCTATGGAGCATCACTAATC TTTACCAGCAGCAAGTCAGAAACCACAATGTCTAAAAGCAGGAGTTTTATTAATCAGCTGGCATTTGGGACTGAAAGACC AAAATCAATCTCTACAGACCCCAGTAAACCTCTGGCTATTCCAGCAGGATCAGACTCTCTAAGTCAAATCG GTCCTCCTGTTGCCACTGAGGTTGATATCGGGACTCTACATGCCAAAAACCCCTTTGACCTCTGGAAGAAGGTTTTTGAAAAAGTTTTCCCACATGAG agcaCAAGGGAGCGTAAAGAGCTGAAAGACCCTGTCAAAGACCCTCAGTTCAGCGAGCCGCTTATAGACTCTATCAGAGCACAGAAAGACCAG